AAAGCAACTCGAACATTGAGGATTATTCCTTGTTCTGAGCTGTCACTAATTCGGTTGAGTTAGAAATAGTTTTCTCTCCAGCACCCAATTGTGATTCTAAACGTCTAATTTTACGACGTGCATTCTTAAGGCTAACAATGGTACGCAAATAGAACACTGCACACACCAGCCACCCCAGCACAAAACCGACACCAAATAAGGTTGCAAGTAAGGAAGATAAAGAAAAATCTCCTTTTGCAATCAGGTAGTTAAATGTAATAACCTGATCATTGCTTGAACCTAGCGTAATCGACACAATAAAAACAGCGACCGCTAGTAATAAAATCAGAAAGTATTTCACATTTTTTCCCGTTATCAGTTCTTATCGTTCCAAAACATATCGCTGATAAGGTAGCATTTTCAGCGCATTCAGACAAAGTAAATTATTCGCCTGCCAAGTGTATTCGCACTAAAAACCGCCCTTTTTCATCATAATAATCCGATTGGCGTTAAATTCATTTCTCTAAGAATCGAGATTGATATATCCAGTAACCTAACAGTGCGAAAAGCGCACTAATTAACGTGGAGGCAATAATATCAATTGGCCAATGCATACCCAGCAGCATGCGACTTAAGCCAATTCCCTGTGCCCAGCATAATATGACGAGACTCAATGCATATTGACGTTGTTGCCAAAACAGCACCATCAACAGTAATGCCCATCCCGCCGCAAATAACATATGACCTGAAGGAAATGAGTAGCCTGTTTCTGACTGCCAATGTTTACGCTGCCATTTAGGAATAAGCGAATCCGACTTCACGGTGTTTTTAATCAAATCCGCCCGCTCTCCGCGTTTTAAATCATAAAATTCCTGATGGGGAATTTGATACGTTTTCTCCAACCAAACCACATAGGGACGCGGTTCTTGGAAGGTGCTTTTCATTAAGGACTTCACCCCTTGTGCACCGAGAATACATAACGCGATAACCACCAGCAGCTTCAGCCATTGGTTTCGCTTATGACGAAAAACAATTAACGTTAAGAGAGTTAAAAATACAGACGTCACATAGCTATAGGGCAATCCTGCGCTATCCGTCAGCCAAAGTAACCATTTCATTGATGGCTGATGCTCAGGAGACCATTGCCAGCCTGTGGCTATCATAACTATCGGCGGTAATAGCAAAAAAATGACACTTATTGCGATAAGGTAGGCACTCTTTCTCATCTAGAATATTCCTTACGTTTTAATTATTTCCTAATTAACAATTTTTACATAGCTTGCAAATATCTCTGTTATAGTAGTATAGCGTCGGCTGTGTGCAAAGAATGCCGGACTCTATATGCAAACGTCATATAGCATCGATATATTTAACTTTAGTAACTATATCGATTTACGTGTTTAATTCAGCAAGAGTTACTTTAACTAATGAAAGAAAATATGCAGCTAAAACGTATTGCCGAAGCCAAACTACCAACCCCTTTCGGTGAATTCCTAATGGTAGGATTTGAAGAAATCGCAACAGGTCGAGACCATGTCGCACTGATTTTTGGTGATATTACAGGCGCAACGCCAGTACTCAGTCGTATTCATTCCGAATGCTTAACCGGCGATGCATTATTTAGTTTACGTTGTGACTGTGGTTTTCAATTAGAATCTGCGCTCAAGCAAATTAGTGAAGAAGGCCGTGGAGTACTGCTGTATCACCGCCAAGAAGGTCGTAACATTGGGTTACTGAACAAAATCCGTGCTTATGCATTACAAGACCAAGGATTAGATACCGTTGAAGCTAACCTAAAATTAGGATTTAAAGCCGACGAACGTGATTTTACCCTGTGCTCTGATATGTATAAATTATTAGGTATCAATGAAGTTCGCTTACTGACTA
The Providencia alcalifaciens DNA segment above includes these coding regions:
- a CDS encoding LapA family protein, with product MKYFLILLLAVAVFIVSITLGSSNDQVITFNYLIAKGDFSLSSLLATLFGVGFVLGWLVCAVFYLRTIVSLKNARRKIRRLESQLGAGEKTISNSTELVTAQNKE
- the pgpB gene encoding phosphatidylglycerophosphatase B, with the translated sequence MRKSAYLIAISVIFLLLPPIVMIATGWQWSPEHQPSMKWLLWLTDSAGLPYSYVTSVFLTLLTLIVFRHKRNQWLKLLVVIALCILGAQGVKSLMKSTFQEPRPYVVWLEKTYQIPHQEFYDLKRGERADLIKNTVKSDSLIPKWQRKHWQSETGYSFPSGHMLFAAGWALLLMVLFWQQRQYALSLVILCWAQGIGLSRMLLGMHWPIDIIASTLISALFALLGYWIYQSRFLEK
- the ribA gene encoding GTP cyclohydrolase II, which gives rise to MQLKRIAEAKLPTPFGEFLMVGFEEIATGRDHVALIFGDITGATPVLSRIHSECLTGDALFSLRCDCGFQLESALKQISEEGRGVLLYHRQEGRNIGLLNKIRAYALQDQGLDTVEANLKLGFKADERDFTLCSDMYKLLGINEVRLLTNNPKKIDIMREAGINVVERVPLIVGRNPSNEHYLDVKAQKMGHMLFKHQ